A genomic stretch from Benincasa hispida cultivar B227 unplaced genomic scaffold, ASM972705v1 Contig62, whole genome shotgun sequence includes:
- the LOC120069837 gene encoding uncharacterized protein LOC120069837, whose amino-acid sequence MPKYIKFFKDILTKKRRINETEVTVLTRECNALVSNRLPKKQKDPGSFTVPCSIGGLDVGHVLCDLGASINLMSLSIFKKLRIGEAQPTSITLQLADRTITYPEEKIEDVLIKVDNFIFPADFIILDYEADKDVLIILGRSFLATGKVLIDVHKGQLTMRVDNQEGKSVCNTLDAG is encoded by the coding sequence ATGCCAAAATAcatcaaattttttaaggatattttgaCAAAGAAAAGGAGAATCAACGAGACAGAAGTAACTGTTCTAACGCGGGAGTGCAATGCGTTAGTCAGCAACAGATTACCCAAGAAACAGAAGGACCCGGGAAGCTTTACAGTCCCGTGCTCAATCGGAGGGTTGGATGTAGGACATGTGTTGTGTGATCTGGGAGCAAGCATTAACCTCATGTCACTctcaatcttcaagaaattaCGAATTGGTGAAGCACAGCCCACTTCTATAACACTTCAACTTGCTGATAGGACAATCACGTACCCTGAAGaaaagattgaagatgttctgATAAAAGTTGACAACTTCATATTCCCAGCGGATTTCATCATCCTAGACTATGAAGCAGACAAGGATGTACTAATCATTCTTGGACGATCCTTTCTAGCCACTGGGAAAGTATTAATAGACGTGCACAAGGGACAATTGACCATGCGCGTAGACAATCAAGAAGGGAAGAGTGTGTGCAATACGTTGGATGCTGGCTGA